A window from Uranotaenia lowii strain MFRU-FL unplaced genomic scaffold, ASM2978415v1 HiC_scaffold_272, whole genome shotgun sequence encodes these proteins:
- the LOC129759788 gene encoding RIB43A-like with coiled-coils protein 2 has protein sequence MLNSLHISAEDRKESAAIERRRRYEESRKQRIFNARRRVIGIDTTVLEQQIQERHQLNEQEREQQRKFEEEQRRQTQLLYMKNQEQQRLRSQIQDEINQFRKLNQRPEQSRDFDLFDPNGLKKSLPARVGDHDPRLTISGAQKFEGEDLTGGQRKRMQIQQQKSWLEQQIREKRREELDRVAASKFLQEALEARERKALKLAAEEREARCKIQESINQFNKSLVQQQNYQREQQKREEEQDNMAEIYNHLTSDIMTENPDVAKSALGPNRVIAYRYKGMNPEQLQEFRNGQQQQRETLKQRQSEDQMRKETWDKLANDFDRMAVQNERHVNHLRRQIMSATASENQNLSDEQQRKLDFMNRVVYQNVPTIEYFEQFNTTTR, from the exons ATGCTCAATTCCCTGCACATTAGCGCAGAAGATCGTAAGGAATCGGCGGCTATCGAAAGACGACGCCGCTATGAGGAATCTCGTAAGCAGAGAATCTTCAATGCCCGCCGGCGAGTCATTGGG ATTGACACCACTGTTCTTGAACAACAAATTCAAGAGCGACATCAGCTCAACGAACAAGAACGGGAACAACAACGAAAGTTCGAAGAGGAACAACGCCGTCAAACGCAACTGTTGTACATGAAAAACCAAGAACAACAACGCCTGCGATCTCAAATCCAGGACGAAATCAATCAGTTTAGGAAGCTCAACCAGCGACCAGAACAATCTCGTGATTTCGACTTGTTCGATCCAAATGGACTCAAAAAATCTTTACCAGCGCGCGTAGGAGATCATGATCCTCGGTTAACAATCTCCGGGGCTCAGAAGTTTGAAGGTGAGGATCTAACTGGAGGGCAGCGAAAGCGCATGCAAATACAACAGCAAAAGTCCTGGCTCGAGCAACAGATTCGAGAAAAACGCAGGGAAGAGCTAGATCGAGTTGCTGCTAGTAAGTTTCTTCAAGAAGCTCTGGAAGCACGGGAACGTAAAGCACTCAAATTGGCAGCAGAAGAACGAGAGGCGCGTTGTAAAATTCaagaatcaatcaatcaatttaataAGTCCTTGGTCCAGCAGCAAAATTATCAACGAGAGCAGCAAAAGCGTGAGGAAGAACAAGATAACATGGCTGAAATCTATAATCATCTTACCAGTGATATAATGACGGAGAATCCAGATGTAGCGAAAAGTGCTTTGGGTCCTAACCGTGTTATCGCCTACCGCTATAAAGGTATGAATCCAGAACAGTTACAGGAGTTTAGAAATGGACAGCAACAGCAACGAGAAACCTTGAAACAACGCCAAAGTGAGGACCAAATGAGAAAGGAAACCTGGGACAAGCTAGCGAACGATTTTGATCGAATGGCTGTGCAAAATGAGCGTCACGTGAACCATTTGCGGCGCCAAATAATGTCAGCCACAGCCAGCGAAAACCAGAATCTATCGGACGAGCAACAGCGTAAATTGGACTTCATGAACCGCGTG
- the LOC129759790 gene encoding histone deacetylase 11, translated as MVPKLGCLSSSAEEEDKSKSSKDDAETNSKIPIVYRHEYGVRFCGLQKLHPFDAAKSINIFKLLKAGGFIEEISQIHRPRQITDDELLEVHTKRYLESLKWSLNVAKIAEIPPLIFVPNYFVQRAYLKPMRFQAYGSLMAAECALASPSGVGWAINLGGGFHHCSSDQGGGFCPYADITLTVKMILSSGRGIERVLILDLDAHQGNGYARDLIDNKSTYILDMYNYRIYPRDQEAKIAIRLAVELKPHTDDQEYLQKLRKSLFRAFEEFQPNFLVYNAGTDILKGDPLGLLDITPEGVIERDAIVFRMTREKGISLVMLLSGGYLRSSARVIADSILNLQKEGLLPLHH; from the exons ATGGTCCCGAAATTAGGATGTTTATCCTCCAGCGCCGAGGAAGAAGACAAGTCGAAGTCTTCCAAAGATGACGCTGAAACGAAttccaaaattccaatcgtCTATCGCCACGAGTATGGGGTGCGATTCTGTGGACTACAAAAATTGCACCCTTTCGATGCAGCTAAAAGCATTAACATATTCAAACTACTAAAAGCCGGTGGTTTTATCGAAGAAATCAGCCAAATTCACCGGCCCAGACAGATTACCGATGATGAACTATTGGAGGTGCATACAAAACGATACCTCGAAAGTTTGAAG tgGAGTTTGAATGTAGCCAAAATTGCTGAAATACCACCCCTGATCTTTGTGCCAAATTATTTTGTTCAGCGAGCTTATCTGAAACCGATGCGTTTTCAGGCCTATGGATCTTTGATGGCCGCCGAGTGTGCTCTCGCTTCACCAAGTGGAGTGGGTTGGGCCATAAATTTAGGCGGAGGCTTTCATCATTGTAGCTCGGATCAAGGTGGCGGCTTTTGTCCATATGCGGATATTACCCTTACAGTCAAGATGATTCTTTCTAGCGGCAGGGGTATTGAGCGAGTTCTCATATTGGACTTGGACGCTCACCAAGGAAACGGATACGCACGGGATTTAATCGATAACAAAAGTACCTACATTTTGGACATGTACAACTATCGTATCTATCCTAGAGATCAGGAAGCAAAAATAGCTATAAGACTGGCTGTCGAATTGAAACCACACACTGATGACCAGGAGTATCTTCAAAAGCTTCGAAAAAGTTTATTCCGTGCTTTTGAGGAATTTCAACCGAATTTTCTAGTCTACAATGCTGGCACAGATATTCTTAAAGGAGACCCTCTCGGTTTACTGGATATTACTCCTGAAGGTGTTATCGAGCGGGATGCTATCGTCTTCAGGATGAcaagagaaaaaggaatctcACTCGTAATGCTTCTTAGTGGTGGCTATCTGAGGAGCTCGGCCCGCGTCATTGCGGACTCtattttgaatttacaaaaGGAAGGTCTGTTACCCCTGCATCATTAA